One Archangium violaceum genomic window, GTTCGAGTCGATGAAGACAGTGGAAGCCTGTCAGTCCTGCCACGTGATGGACCCCTTCGTGGGGGACATGCACAACGCCCAGAGCGCCACGCTGGCGGCGCGGCACTACCGCTCGGGCGCCATCCCCGCCAAGCAGTGCTATGCGTGCCACACGGGCTACGGCATCTTCGGCACCGTGGAGTCCAAGCGCGACGGACTCCGCCACTGGCTGCTGTACGTGACGGACACGTGGAAGGAACCCATCACCTACAAGGGCACCTACCCCAACGCCAACTGTCTGGCCTGTCACGCCACCTCGCCCACCTTCACCCGGGTGGACAGCCACAAGGCGCTGGGGAAGCAGCTCGCGAATGACGAGATGAACTGCTTCACCTGCCACGGATTGCCGCACCCGGCCCGGCCAACCCGCGCCCCCACCCGCGTCACCGCGAACCCGTGAGACCCGCCATGCACGTGCCCTCGCCCGACAAGCTCATCCGCGCCGCCGTCGTGCTCACCGTGGTGGGCCTGTTGTTGATGCTGCCCATCCTCTTCTCCATCCGCGCCAGCTTCGTGGGCTGCTACATGCTGGGCAGCCTGCTGCTCGGGGTGTCCATCACGCTGTACGTGGTGGCCGTGGTGCGCGAGCTGCGCCGCGGCGGCGCGCTGTGAGCCACGAAGTGGCTCTTGAAACCCGAGGGGAGCCCGGCCGCCCGCCGTGCTCGCGACCAGACATGCCGTCGGGTGCCCATGAATCCGTTCGGACCGACGAACGCCTCCATGGAAGACTGTGCCACCATGCGGGGTGTGCTTCGTTCATCGCTCATCGTCCTGATGCTCGTTCTGTCCGCCGTGGCCGGGGAGGTTTCCGCCGCGGAGGAGCACCCGGGCTTCCACGACCGAGTGCCCGATGAGGCCCGTGTGGAGCGGGTCCTCCAGTCCTTGTCCCCGCGCGAGAAGGTGGGGCAGTTGCTGCTCGCCTACCCGCAGGTCGGCAAGCAGAACCCGGTGGAGGTGGGCGGAGTGCTGTTCGTGGGTGGGACGCTGCGCAAGCTCGACGCGGCGAAGGAGCGCATCCGCTCGTCCCGTGAGCGTGCCCGGGTGCCTCCCTTCTTCGCGGTGGACATCGAGGGAGGCGGCTTCAACCGCCTCAGCCGGCACCCCTCGCTCGGAGCGCTCCCGTCCGCGCGGGAGATGGCCTCCCTGGAGGACGCCGAGGTCGAGGCGTGGGGCGTGCGCGTCGGCAAGGCGATGCGCGAGGTGGGGCTCAACATGAACCTCGCGCCCGTGTTCGACGTGTCACCCAGGGGCCACATGTTCCGCAACGGGCGCGCGTTCTCCGGAGACCCCGAGGTGGTGAAGCAGAAAGCCACCGCGTTCGCTCGAGGTCTGGCGAAGGCGGGAGTGGTCTCCATTGGCAAACACTTCCCGGGCTATGGAGATCTCGACGCGGACTCCGACCACGTGCGTGCCATCGCGGACTGGGAGGTGGAGCGCGTGCGGCGGGAAGCAGCGGTGTTCCGCGCCGCGGAGCGGTTCCTCGGAGGCGTGATGATGTCGAACATCGTCTACGAGAAGTTCGGTCCGGCGCCCGCCATCCTCGAGCCCTCGCTCGTCGCCATGGCCCACGAGGGTGGATGGATTTCCGTAACGGATGATGTGGCCATCCGCGCGCTGGCCGAGCACCTCGGCACCGAGCGCGAGGAGGTGGTACGGCGGGCCTTCCTCGCGGGCAATGATCTCATCCTCACCACCGAGCCCCCCGACTGGTCGGGAGGCCTGGACTACTTCGGCATCCTGACGAAGCTGGCCGGGTCGGAGCCGAAGATGGCGGAGCAACTGGACGCGGCGGTCCGACGGGTGCTGCGCATCAAGGACCGGATGGGCCTGCTGGACGGGATGTAGCCGGGATTGTGGCTAGAGTGCCCGTCCCATGCCCCTGAATGCGGACAGGCATCACCCCCACCGAAGCGCATATCGGCGGTTCACGAGCATGCTCCTGGCCAGCATGCTCCTCGGAGCATGCGCCACCCATCCCGCTCGCACTGGCGCTCTTCCTCGCGGCGACCTGCGCCTCGACACGGAGTCCGTCGCTCGCGTGCGCCACGCGGGCCTGCTGGGCACGACGACGACCTCCGCTGCCCCTCTGACCGTGGCTTCCACGCTCGCCCGGGTCGCTCCCGTGCTCCTCGCCGTGCTCGGGAATCATGGGAGGGTGGATGAATTGGAGGAGCGTCTCGAGGAGTGCGCCAGGCAGGCCGAGTATCAGGTCAACTCCTCACTCTTCGGAAACCGTGCACCCACGCGAGAGGAATGCGGCGAGGAACTGGAAGTGGACGGCTGCGGTGAGCCCATCACCCGAGCCATGCTCCTGGGTCGACAGAAGCACGTCATCGCCCTGGCATGCGCTCGCGAGGTTCTCTCGCAGCTCTGGCCCGCCCCCTTCAGCATCGAACAGCGCTACCGCTACTATCGGGCCAGCCGGCTCCTCGAGGCCATCAGCCCGGAGAAGGAGCTACAGATCATCAAACGCGGTTGTACCGACGAACTGAAGGGCACCATCAAGCCCGATATCGTCCTCCACGCCGACTACAATCTCCTCCAGGCCGTGCTCGTCCTCGACTTCAAGTTCCCCTGCCCCCCATCCAACCGCCCAAGGTGGACGGAGTATGGCGCGACGAGCGCCTTTCCCGGCATGAACCAAGGTCAACTCTACAAGGATGCACTGGGTGGCGAGGTTCTGCTCCTCACGCCACGAGGAATCAGATGAGCGAGCGCCTTCCCATCCTCCGAGTGCAGACGAAGTACGGCGATCTGGTGGCGCGCGACGGCATTGTCATCTGCTTCTTCATGCGCCGCTCCCACGGGGAGGTGGCTCACGCCGTCTGGCGAGCCCTGAGGACATATCGCCGCGCCATTCCGTCCCAGGCACTGGGCTGGTACCCCGCTCATAACGGGGACTGGAAACCTCTCGATGACAAGGGCTGGGAGCATATCCGCGAGAAGATGCTCGACTGCCTCTGGCCAGTCCGCTGTGGAATCGAGCTGGCAGAACACTGCGACACGACTGGCGGCTACAACTTCGAATACGAAGGGCGCTGGCTCGACGCAGCGCCTTTCTACAATCAGAACGCGACCTGTGCGGTGAGCTTCACCCTGCCCACCGAGTACCTCGTGGAGCACGGCCCCGCCCACGTGCGCGCCCTCGCGATCGAGCTCGCTCGCGAGCTGCCCTTCAGCTTCGGCTACGCCAGCTTCGCGCTCGTCTCTCCCGACGGGCAGTGGTACGCGGCTCGCCACACGGTGCGCGAACTGCGAGACCGCTATCCAGGTCTGGATATCTACAAGCTCGCGGAGACCAGCAGGCACATCGGTACCCAAGCCCGAGGCGCCTACTGGCTCACCTTCCTCGGCTTGCCGCTGCTGGGCCGACTCGGAGGACTCGAGAACCTGCGGCGGCATCTGTCCTTTCCGGATGTGTCCTTGCAGACCTTGCCACCACTCGAGGGAGAGCGCGTGTTGATCACCCTCGGCGAGTGGCCCGATGCCATCGACACCGCGCAGCAGGAGCGCCCGTCTCCCCAACTCCTCGCGCTCGGCCACCTGCTCAAGCGATCCCTCCACCAGGAGCGTTCGAACTGGTTCCTCTTCCTCGAGCAAGACCCAGAAGACATGCGCCGCTGGATCCGCCGATTCTGTCCCTGAGCCGGACCGCGTGGATCACCGCTTCACCGCGAGGATGTACTCGCGCGCCAATCTCCTCCATGGTGGCCGAGTCCGCTACCGCCAGAAGGATGCACGCCCGACGAGCGAGCGCTGCTCGGTACGTCCGTCTCCCACTGATGAGAGGTGGATGAATCACGGGGGTCGTCTCCTCATCCACCAGAGCTATTCATCCCCCGCGACTATGCCGAACTACTTGTAAGACACTCCCGATCACGCTGGGCACTCGACCCCAGCGCCGTAAGGAGCTGAGCCACTCAACCGCACCACACGCCCCTGCGCGCTGCGCGTAGGCTGTGTGCGCGCTGCACCAGCTTCATCGACTCACCAGCTTCATCGACTTCGACTCACGCTCAGCCATCGCCCTGCTCCTTGAGCGCCAGTTGGTAGAGGGTGCCTGCGGCCAGCTCCACCGCCTTGGAGTGGAAGGAGCGCCACACGACCCAGCTCGTCTGCTCGTACTTCTGCCGGGTGTAGGCACACAGGTCCAAGGCCTCCTGGTAGGCGTCCACCTCCGTGCGCCTCGGCCGTAAACCGCTGATCCTCGTGGCCTCTGAGCGCGTCGCCCATAGACCGCCTCCTACGCCATGGATTGCCGGCCTGGCGCCGCGACGCCGCCCCCGTCCCTCGGGGCCGCGGGGACTGCGGCCGGGGACTGTGTCATCCACGGGGCGAGGGATCCACACCTGTGGACAACATCAGTCATGGTCAGCAGCACGCGCGCTCTGCGGGCAGGTACGTCCGTCCTCCACCAGCGTCTTGAGGTAGGCCACTTCTCCAGGCGAGAGGAGGAGGTGGTGCGGCGGTCGTCTCATCCACCCAACTTACCCATGTTGAAAAACTTGTCGGGCACTCCACGAGAGTGCCCGTCCCATGCCCCTGAATGCGGACAGGCTCCGCTCCCACCGAAGCGCGTCCTGGCGGTTCACGAGCATGCTCCTGGCCAGCATGCTCCTCGGAGCCTGCGCCACCCATCCCGCTCGCTCCGGCGCTCATCCTCGCGGCGACCTGCGCCTCGACACGGAGTCCGTCGCCCGCGTGCGCCACGCCAGCGTGTTGGGCACGACGACGACCTCCGCTGCCCCTCTGACCGTGGCTTCCACGCTCGCCCGGGTCGCTCCCGTGCTCCTCGCCGTGCTCGGGAATCATGGGAGGGTGGATGAATTGGAGGAGCGTCTCGAGGAGTGCGCCAGGCAGGCCGAGTATCAGGTCAACTCCTCACTCTTCGGAAACCGTGCACCCACGCGAGAGGAATGCGGCGAGGAACTGGAAGTGGACGGCTGCGGTGAGCCCATCACCCGAGCCATGCTCCTGGGTCGACAGAAGCACGTCATCGCCCTGGCATGCGCTCGCGAGGTTCTCTCGCAGCTCTGGCCCGCCCCCTTCAGCATCGAACAGCGCTACCGCTACTATCGGGCCAGCCGGTTCATCGAGACCATCAGCCGCGAGGAGGAGCAGCGCCTCATCGACCAGGGCTGTACCCGCGAGCTGTGGCGCACCATCAAGCCCGATATCGTGCTCCACAAGGACTACAATCTCCTCCGGGCCGTGCTCATCCTCGACTTCAAGTTTCCTTGTCCTCCCACCAACCCCGCGCAGTGGAAGCAGTACGGAAGAACGAGCGCCTATTCCGGCTTGAATCAAGGTGAAGTCTACAAGGAAGCGCTGGGTGGAGAGGTCTTCCTCCTCACGCCATGAGGACGATTCCGATGAAGGAACGCATCCCCGTCATCCGGGTACGGACGGACAATGGTTTCCTGGTGGCCCGTGACGGCATCATTCTTTGTTTTTTCATGCGCCGCTCGCACGCAGAAGTGGCTCCAGCCGTGTGGAGGGCTCTGCACACCTATCTTCATGCCATTCCTCCCCAGACCTTGAACTGGTACGTCGCAGCCGAAGGGGGCACCCTGCCTCTCGACGAGGAGTGGGAACACATCCGTGAGGACATGCTCGAACGTCCCTGCCCGGTCTCCCGCAGCGTCTATCTGCAGGAGCACCGCGATGAGTCGGGCGGCTACAACTTCGAATACTACGGCCGTCGGCTCGACGCCCCGCTGTTCGCCCGCGATGAGGACTCCACCTGTGCCGTGAGTTTTACTCTACCCACCGAGTACCTGACGGAGCACGGCCCCGCACGAGTTCGTGCCCTCGCCCTCGAGCTCGCTCGCGAGCTGCCCTTCAGCTTCGGCTACGCCAGCCTCGCCCTCATCGCTCCCAACACGGGGTGGTACGCAGCTCGCCGTACGGTTCGTGAACTGCGCGACCGCTATCCAGGCCTGGATATCTATAACCTCGAGCAGACCAGCCGGGTCCTCGGAACCCGCGCGCGCGGCGTCTACTGGCTCACCTTCCTCGGTCAGCCCCTGCTGGGCCAGCTCGGAGGTCTCGAGAGTTTGCGGCAGCGGCTCCCCTTCCCAGACATTTCATTCCACCCGCTTGATGACGAACGCGTACTGCTCACTCTCGGAGAGTGGCCAGAAGCCATCGACACCACAAAGGAACGCCCGCCGCCCCTGCTCCCCGCCCTCGCTCGACTGCTCGAGCCTTTCATCTACGACGAAGAGGTCACGGGCTGGTTCCTTCACGACCACAGGGAGGGCATGGAGGACATGCGCCGCTGGATCCGCCGCTTCTGTCCCTGAGCCGGGCCGCGTGGCTCACCGCTTCCGGCGGCGTGTCTCGCGCTCGTAGCTCTTGAGCTTGCGGTAGAGCGTGGTCGCGCCGATGTCCAACTCCTGCGCCGTGCGCGTCCGGTTGCCCCCGTTCCTCGCCAGCACCGCGAGGATGTACTCGCGCTCCAGTTCCTCCAGCGTGCGCACCGCTCCCGTCAGCGAGGGCGCGGGCAGCGCGACCCGGACGTCCTCGGGCAGATCCTCCAGTTCCACGCGAGCCCCCCGCGAGAGCGCCACCACCCGCTCCATCGCGTTGCGCAATTCGCGTACGTTGCCCGGCCAGTCGTGGCGCTGGAGCTGATCCGCTACGTCCGTCCCCAGGCCCGGCGCCGCTCGCCCCATCCTCCGGGCCGCGTCCACCAGGAACACCTGGGCCAGCGGGAGGATGTCCTCGCGCCGCTCGCGCAACGGCGGCACCGTCAGCTCCACCACCCGCAGCCGGTAGTACAGGTCCTTGCGGAAGCGCCCCGCCGCCACCTCCTCGGCCAGAGGCCGGTTCGTCGCCGCCACCACGCGCACGTCGATGGGCCGCGAGTGGTTCTCCCCCACCCGCCGCACCTCGCGCTCCTGCAACGCGCGCAGCAGCTTCGCCTGCATGCCGAGTGGCATCTCGCCAATCTCATCCAGGAAGAGCGTCCCGCCCGCCGCCGCCTCCAACAGCCCCACGCGCTCGTGCGTCGCCCCCGTGAAGGCCCCTCGCGCATGGCCGAACAGCTCCGCCTCCAGCAGCGACTCCGTGAGCGCCGCGCAGCTGATGGCCACCAGCGGCCCCGCCGCACGCGCCGACTCCTCGTGCACCAGCTTCGCCACGCGCTCCTTCCCCGTGCCGCTCTCTCCAATGACGAGCACCGTGGCCTCGCTCCTCGCCGCCCGCCTCGCCAGGTCCACCACCCGCCGCATCCCCGGGCTGCGCGCCACCAGCCCTCCCGGCCCCTCCTGCTCGCCCACCACCTGCTCCAACACCCTCGCCCGCTCGCGCAGCTTGCGCTCCGTGCGTTTGAGCGCGCTCGCCACCTGGTGCAGTGAGGCGTCGAGCACCTCGCCCTGGAAGTACGGCAGGTGCTCCTCGAGCTGGCTCCCCCACTCCTCCAGCGTCCGGCCCGCGAAGTGGCACGCGGCGTCTCCCCTCGCCACGCACCGGTCCTCCAGGACGTAGAGGGGCCGGCCCGCCGCGCGGCTCATGTAGCCACTGGCGAAGCCGCACTGCGTCCAGCATGAGGGCGCCTCCGCCCGGCCCAGGTGCAGCAGGTGCTGCTCCGCCTCGTACGAGTCCTCGACGGTGACGCCCCGGGCTGCCAGGGGATCGCTGTCCTCCAGCCGGATGCGGATGAGCCCCTGCAGGGTGTGGATGAGTCCCCCGGCCGCCCGCCACTCGGCGTCGCTGCTCCACTGGAAGCCGGTGCGCATCGCCTCCGCCATGCGCCAACCGTGGGCGTAGCCGAAGCGCGTCAGCACCGCCCGCGCCCCCGTGAGGCCCAGCATCTCCACCAGTTGCTTGCGCAGCATCCCCATCGCCACCGCGTCCAGGATGAGCGCCCGCTCACCCGCGAAGCGGACCCCCTCCCGCGCGTCCACCTCCAGCAGCATGTCGATGCGCAGGTCCTCGGCTCGCATGGATGACCCTTTCATTTTGAACGAACGGTAGTTCGTTTCGACCGGTGCGCCCATGCACGCGGCCCGCCCCTCCTCGGACGCACAGGGGTGGCGGAACTGGCCCGAGGATTGCTCTGTTCCGGAGCGACCCGGGGAGGCCACGTGAGCAGCGCGAGCCCCCGTGGAGCGGCCAGGAGGACGGGGTGTCGTTCAAACGAGAGACGCTGGAAGACGGCGCGGTGCGGTTGTCGAGCGAGCGGTGCAGCTTCACCTACCAGCGGCCACGCCCGGGGGTGGTGTTCATCCTCATCGTGGGCAATGACAAGGGCGAGTTCGGCACCTCGCCCATGGATGAGCTGCGCGAGGACATCCGCCGCTATGCCCCCGTGGAGCTGTTCTTCGAGATGGATGAGGACACCGGGGCCAACCTGCCCGTGCAGGAGGCCTGGACCGAGTGGTTCAGCACCAACCGCTCGGCCCTCAAGAGCGTGAGCATCCTCACGCACAGCAAGTACATGCACTTCACCGCCGAGGTGGTGAAGCTCTTCTCGCGCACCGGCGAGCTCATCCGCGTCTACCTGGATCCGGAGCCCTTCCAGGAGGCGCTCCAGCGCGCGGCGCCCGGGGCTCAGAAGGCGCAGAAGTAGAGGGACTCGTTGTCGTCCTGGATCAGCTCGGCCTTGTCGCCGCGCCGCACGGCCAGCATGAAGTGGTGCCCCTCGTAGCTGCGGAAGCCGAGCACCACCACCACCGGCCCCGTCTGGCCGAGCCGGTACGCGGCCAGCGGGCGCGGCACGTCCACCTCCTTCTCGTCGTAGAGGTTCAGCGGCGCCTTCTCACTGCCCGCCATGTCTCCCTTGGCGAGCGCCTTGGCCGCGACACGCTTGCCCTTGAGGTACACGGTGAGCTGCCCACGCAGCTTGCCCGTCTTCGTGAGCAGGAAGCCGAGTCCCCCGGCCTCGAAGGCCCGCACCTCCTTGCTCGCCGCCGTCTTGCCCTTGGGGAGCGAGACGCCCAGCGCGCTCGCCGGCACCTCCTTCACCGGCAGCGAGGTGGCCCCCTCGGCGCTCCCGGGCAACACCCAGACGGGGCCCTCGGGCAACGGCTCGGTGGCGCCGAAGCCCGCGAGCGTGGCCGTGTTCTCCTCGCAGCCATAGTGCACGTCCGAGGTGCCCAGGTACGTGCCCTCCCGTACGCCCGCGGTGGACAGGAGCGTCACCTTCGTCCCCTTGGGAACGGAGTTCCAAAGGTCCGAGAAAAGCACGGCCCTCGCGTCCGGGTGCTCGGGAGTCCAGTACTGCTGGTGCTTTTCACCGGGCTTCACCGTCGCGAAACCCAGCCACCCGGGCAGACCCTTCCAGCGAGGCTCCGGCAACGGAGCGGGAGCCTTGTCGGCTCGCGCTGGTGGAGTGTCTTGCGTCTCGGCCCGGGCCAGGCCACCACTCGTGAGCACGCCCAACAGGAGAACCAGGGACACGGAGAAGGAGGAGCGCATGGGACCTGGAAGCCTACCGCGATATGTCCGCGCGACCCGCGCGTTTGGGGGGTCAACGGAGGCATCCCCATGGCGGAACTGGCGTCAGAGGTGCGTGTGGTGGTCGCGCGGTTGAGGAATCTCTTCGTTGACATGGCGCGGCAGGGGGCCTTCAGCAATCCCCTGGACGAGATTCCCCACGCGGAGCTCGAGCCCCGGCAGCTCCAGGCGCTCTGGTGGCTCCACGCCGAGGGGTTCCTCACCGTCAACGCCCTGGCCGAGCGGATGGGCCTGGCCATGCCGCCCATGACGCGACTGTTGGACAGGTTGGAGGAGCTGGGGCTCGTCGCGAGGCACCGCGGCACGCGCGCGGACAAGCGGCACGTCATGGTGCGCCTCACCGAGAAGGGCCGCGTGGCGGGGGACGAGGCCGACGCCGTGGTGCAGGAGCGCCTGGCCGGCCTGCTGCTCCCCCTGGAGGGCGAGCACCGCAGCGAGCTGCTCGACTCGTTGGAGCGCTGGGTGGAGGCGCTCGCACGCGCGCCGGAACCCGCGCCCGCCCCCGCGGGGAGAGACCGGCTCACCGCCGCGTGAAGCCGGCTCAGTGCTTCTCGAGCTCCTCGGGGTGGAAGACACGCGAGGCCACGCGGTCCAGCACCTCGTCACCCCACACGACGCTCGCCTTCCCCAGGCGCTTCATGTCCTGGGCGAAGGCCCTGCCCTCGGGCATCTGGGTGTAGACGCGGCTCAGGAAGAGGCCCCGGTTCTCCCGCTCGTAGTCCACGGTGCCACCGCCCGTGTCCGTGCCCTCGCGCGCCTCGGCCTCGAAGCCCTCCAGCACCCCCGGCTTGGGCGGCTCGCGGAAGCGGTAGACGAGCGCGCTGCACTCGAGCGACTTCGTGTCCTCGTGGTACTCGAAATACAGCTGGGCCCCGCCCACGGCGATGCCACCGAAGCCCTGGGGGTTGAGGCCCGGGCTCAACACCGCCCCCTGGGCGCGCGAGTACCAGCGCACGAGCTCCCGCGCCGCCTCGCGCGTCATGGGGCCCCCGCTCGCGGGCGGAGGTGTGGACAGCGCGAGGCCCACCGCGGACATCAGCCACTGGAGCATGGTGCGGTTCTCCGTCACTTGCCGGCGCGAGCCTGGTCGAAGGGCACGCGCTGCGGAAGGTAGGCATCCCCCAGACCGTGGGTGCCCTGGAGGCCCGAGCCGTGCTCGAAGCGGCGCACCACCGCGCCCTTGCCCGCGTCACGCATCCACTCGTCCAGGCCCTCGCCGTTGCCCTGGCCGAACCACGTGGGCACGATGTCCTTCGTGTTGACGTAGTGCACGTAGTTGGGGCCATCCGGGTAGCGGCCGGCGGCGCCGCCGAAGGTCTCCACGTTCACCCGGCCCAGCAGCTTCTCGACATCGCCCCTGGACATGCCATCCTCGATGCGCAGCCGGTTGGCCACGTCGTTGAGGGCGCGGCTGGTGACGAGGCCGCCCTGGCTGTGCGCCATCAGGTGCACCGAGCGCCCCGCCTTCAGCTCCGCGTAGACGGTGTCCGCCAGCGAGTCCACCGCCGGGTTGTGGCCCTTGTCGAGCTTGTCCTTCACGCACTGGGCGAGGTCGGCGACCATGCCCTCGGTGGCGTTGTGCACGCCGATCACCTTGGCCCCGGTGCGGTCGGCGATCTGCTGCATGCTGCCCAGCTGCTGGTCCTTCGTATTGGAGATGCCGTTGACGTAGACGAACGTCTCGGTGGGGTTGGGGTTGTTGCGCGGGGTGACGCCCGGGACCTGGCTCAGCGGCGTGCCGGGCGGGAACGTCCGCCCTCCGGCGCCCACCAGGTGCCCGTCGTACACGCGGTCT contains:
- a CDS encoding type VI immunity family protein, with translation MKERIPVIRVRTDNGFLVARDGIILCFFMRRSHAEVAPAVWRALHTYLHAIPPQTLNWYVAAEGGTLPLDEEWEHIREDMLERPCPVSRSVYLQEHRDESGGYNFEYYGRRLDAPLFARDEDSTCAVSFTLPTEYLTEHGPARVRALALELARELPFSFGYASLALIAPNTGWYAARRTVRELRDRYPGLDIYNLEQTSRVLGTRARGVYWLTFLGQPLLGQLGGLESLRQRLPFPDISFHPLDDERVLLTLGEWPEAIDTTKERPPPLLPALARLLEPFIYDEEVTGWFLHDHREGMEDMRRWIRRFCP
- a CDS encoding glycoside hydrolase family 3 N-terminal domain-containing protein, translated to MEDCATMRGVLRSSLIVLMLVLSAVAGEVSAAEEHPGFHDRVPDEARVERVLQSLSPREKVGQLLLAYPQVGKQNPVEVGGVLFVGGTLRKLDAAKERIRSSRERARVPPFFAVDIEGGGFNRLSRHPSLGALPSAREMASLEDAEVEAWGVRVGKAMREVGLNMNLAPVFDVSPRGHMFRNGRAFSGDPEVVKQKATAFARGLAKAGVVSIGKHFPGYGDLDADSDHVRAIADWEVERVRREAAVFRAAERFLGGVMMSNIVYEKFGPAPAILEPSLVAMAHEGGWISVTDDVAIRALAEHLGTEREEVVRRAFLAGNDLILTTEPPDWSGGLDYFGILTKLAGSEPKMAEQLDAAVRRVLRIKDRMGLLDGM
- a CDS encoding MarR family winged helix-turn-helix transcriptional regulator; translated protein: MAELASEVRVVVARLRNLFVDMARQGAFSNPLDEIPHAELEPRQLQALWWLHAEGFLTVNALAERMGLAMPPMTRLLDRLEELGLVARHRGTRADKRHVMVRLTEKGRVAGDEADAVVQERLAGLLLPLEGEHRSELLDSLERWVEALARAPEPAPAPAGRDRLTAA
- a CDS encoding type VI immunity family protein — translated: MSERLPILRVQTKYGDLVARDGIVICFFMRRSHGEVAHAVWRALRTYRRAIPSQALGWYPAHNGDWKPLDDKGWEHIREKMLDCLWPVRCGIELAEHCDTTGGYNFEYEGRWLDAAPFYNQNATCAVSFTLPTEYLVEHGPAHVRALAIELARELPFSFGYASFALVSPDGQWYAARHTVRELRDRYPGLDIYKLAETSRHIGTQARGAYWLTFLGLPLLGRLGGLENLRRHLSFPDVSLQTLPPLEGERVLITLGEWPDAIDTAQQERPSPQLLALGHLLKRSLHQERSNWFLFLEQDPEDMRRWIRRFCP
- a CDS encoding multiheme c-type cytochrome; the protein is MRLGPLLAMAAPEPPHGATLGGTLEVVALLCIGVAVLGLLLVEFVFKSSMARSTYRWTLLLGLFVLPGVALLGTTGHMFESMKTVEACQSCHVMDPFVGDMHNAQSATLAARHYRSGAIPAKQCYACHTGYGIFGTVESKRDGLRHWLLYVTDTWKEPITYKGTYPNANCLACHATSPTFTRVDSHKALGKQLANDEMNCFTCHGLPHPARPTRAPTRVTANP
- a CDS encoding STAS/SEC14 domain-containing protein — protein: MSFKRETLEDGAVRLSSERCSFTYQRPRPGVVFILIVGNDKGEFGTSPMDELREDIRRYAPVELFFEMDEDTGANLPVQEAWTEWFSTNRSALKSVSILTHSKYMHFTAEVVKLFSRTGELIRVYLDPEPFQEALQRAAPGAQKAQK
- a CDS encoding sigma-54-dependent Fis family transcriptional regulator, with protein sequence MRAEDLRIDMLLEVDAREGVRFAGERALILDAVAMGMLRKQLVEMLGLTGARAVLTRFGYAHGWRMAEAMRTGFQWSSDAEWRAAGGLIHTLQGLIRIRLEDSDPLAARGVTVEDSYEAEQHLLHLGRAEAPSCWTQCGFASGYMSRAAGRPLYVLEDRCVARGDAACHFAGRTLEEWGSQLEEHLPYFQGEVLDASLHQVASALKRTERKLRERARVLEQVVGEQEGPGGLVARSPGMRRVVDLARRAARSEATVLVIGESGTGKERVAKLVHEESARAAGPLVAISCAALTESLLEAELFGHARGAFTGATHERVGLLEAAAGGTLFLDEIGEMPLGMQAKLLRALQEREVRRVGENHSRPIDVRVVAATNRPLAEEVAAGRFRKDLYYRLRVVELTVPPLRERREDILPLAQVFLVDAARRMGRAAPGLGTDVADQLQRHDWPGNVRELRNAMERVVALSRGARVELEDLPEDVRVALPAPSLTGAVRTLEELEREYILAVLARNGGNRTRTAQELDIGATTLYRKLKSYERETRRRKR